Within Sphingobium aromaticiconvertens, the genomic segment ACGCATAATTTCCACTGGAACGTCACCGGGCCGATGTTCAACAGCCTGCACACGATGTTCATGGCGCAATATACCGAACTGTGGAATGCGGTGGACCCGATCGCCGAGCGCATCCGGTCACTGGGCCATCCCGCCCCGGGCTCCTACGGCCAATATGCCAAGCTGAGTTCGCTTCCCGACGCTCCGGCGACGCCCCCCAAGGCGCTCGAGATGGTCGCCATCCTGGCGCAAGGCCATGAAGCGACGGCGCGAACCGCGCGAGGCCTCTATGCAGTGGTCGAGGCCGCCAGCGACGAACCTACAGCCGACCTCCTGACCCAGCGGATCGGCGTGCATGAGCAGTCGGCGTGGATGTTGCGCGCCCTGCTCGAAGATTGAGGCACATCTCGTAACTGATTCTGCATATGCCGATCCGGCACGCGGTAGCAGGCAGAGTCGCCGCAATCCAGTGGGGATCGTGGACGGCCGTGACACCCGGTCGGGATCAAAAACATTTGTCGACCGCACGTTTCTTCACCGAAGCCGGCTCGGCGTCTAACGAAAATCCCAAGGACGATTTGAGCGATCCGAACGATGTCTATGCGAAGAAGAGGCTCACCAGAGTCGCGACAAGCGGATCGAGCCACAGCCAGCCCGTTGCGAGAAGACCTCCGGAGCGATCGCGACGCCCGCCGATGCCCCGGTGTCGGCTGCCATGTGCAGGAAGGCACCTTTGCATTGAAATCGTTCTTCCGTCTTTTTGGAAGAGCAGCACCGTTCCGGTATTGATAGCGATGCCAATGGCGAAAATGATTAGGGTAGGCAGGGCCAGCGGTTCAACCGGCGTCGAAAAGCGCTCGAAGGCTTCCAGGGCCACCGCACCCACGCCTATCAGAATCGCGATTGCGTTGCCGAGCGCAGCAAGGATGGCGGAGCGGCCCAACCCATTAGGTAAGCGCTCCGATTGCCGCTTTCGGACGGCAGTCGCTGCCCCTCATGCGATCAGCAGCCCAGCAACGTCGATCAGGTTATGCCCGGCATCGGCAAGAAGCACGAGTGAACCGATCTTGAGTCCTGCGGTCGCCTCGATCAAAATATGGGCGACATTGAATATGACCGCTCATTTGAACGCCGGCGCCGATATCGTGAAGCACAATGCGTTCGTGGGCATGAATATGCACTATGGTTGGTGCCGACCGGCGTGATCAAGTGGCTTACCGAAGATGGAGTGGCCAGTTCATACTTTTCCTCCGGATCACCTATTCTAAGCTTGATGGCGAGCAGGTTGCGCGTTGAGTTCGTCCCGCAAAGGAAAAAAGGCGCTGGACCGGCCTCACGCCCCCAGCCACTTACCGATGTCTTCTTGCTTGGGCAGCCCGCCAGCATGCACAACCTTCCCGTCGATCACGACGGCGGGCGTCGACATCACGCCAAATTGCGCCATTGCGGCATAGTCGGTGACTTTCTCGATCGTCATGTCCACACCAAGCTTGCCGGCTTCTGCCCGAATCATGTCCTCCGTTGCCTGGCATCGCTTGCATCCGGCGCCGAGTATCTTGATGTTCTTCATGACTGTCCTTTCAGGCGAAGAGGGCGTTGAAGAGAAAGCCGACCGCCAGGATGCCGGTCGCGACCACCCCGATGAAAACCAAAATCAGCCTGATGCTGAGCACCTTGCGCAGGATGATCATTTCGGGGAGCGACAGCGCGATAACCGACATCATGAAGGCCAGCACCGTTCCCAGCGCGGCGCCCTTGCCCAGCAGCGCCTCCACGACGGGAATGATCCCGGCGGCATTGGAATACATCGGAATGCCCAGGAGGACCGCGGCCGGCACCGACCACCATGCGCCTTGCCCCATGATACGGGACAGAAGCTCGGCCGGCACATAACCATGGATGAAGGCGCCTGCCGCGATACCCGCGATGATCCAGATCCACACGCGGCCCACAATGTCGCGAACGGCATCCCATCCCGCTTCGAACCTGTCGACTAGGCTCAACCGCTGCGCCTCGAGATCGACGGGCGCGGTTCGCAGGTCGCGCACCCAGCTTTCGAGCCAGCCTTCGAGGTGGAGGCGGCCGATCACCCAGCCGGCGACGATCGCGATGCTGAGTCCGAACGCCAAATAGGTCAGTGCCACCTTCCAGCCGAGCAGGGCGAAGAGCAGGCCAAGCGCGACCTCGTTGATCATCGGAGCCGCGATCAGGAAGGAGAAAGTCACCCCCAGCGGGATCCCTGCCGAGACGAACCCCACGAACAGCGGGACGGCGGAGCAGGAGCAGAAGGGCGTGAAGATACCCAGCCCGGCCGCCACCACATTTCCAAAGCCTTCCCGCCGCCCCGTGAGGATGGCGCGGGTTCGCTCGGGAGAAAACCAAGTGCGAACCACGCCCATGGCGAAGACCACAAGGGTCAGCAGCATCAACACTTTGGCGGTGTCATACAGGAAGAAGGAGACGGCCTCGGCCAGCGATGTGCCCGGCTGGATCGGCAGATGGGCAGCGGCCCAGTTGGAAAAGGGCTGGAGTTGGCGATAGATCGCAAACCAAGCGATCAGCGTGACGATCAAGCCCATGCTCCAGGCCGACGCCGACCGCCGCCACGGCGAGGGGGCGGTCGATCGCGTCGCCATTCTCAGAGCGCCTTTCCAGCATCGGACGGGAGCGCATCCAGCATCGCCGTGACGATCGCCGCGATCTCTGGCGCGATTCGGGGATTACGGTGATAGCGCGCCCATTGGGTATCGCGCCGGTCGACGAGGAGACCGGTGGCCTTGAGTCCGCCCCATTTGTCGCGACCTGCGCGACTGGGAGACGTCGAGGACTTCCATGAGCTCACAGACACAGTGGTCTTCGCCGTCCCAAAGAACGGCGAGGGCCCCGGGCAAATTGGCTCGGACAGGCGGCCATGGGGTTGGTGACAAGCATGCAACCTCGATATGCCGCGCCTGCCCATGCCAATATCCGCATATTTACCTAAAGGCCGTGCTTGCTGCTTGCGCCGCGTCGCTCGCGACGATGGCCCGCACGATCGCGCGAGCCCTGCGTCCGCTTCCGATCAACGTGGCGGAAGCAAAGCCGGTCCAGTCACCATAGCCGTGCAGCCAGAGCCGCGGTTCCGCTTCGGCCTGGCCAAGAGCATTTACCGCCACGCGCCCGTCATCGCCGACGAATCCAAGATCGCCCAGAAAACCCAGCGCGGCGCGAAAGCCGGTGCACCAGATGATAGCATCGACCTTCGTTTCCGCCGCTTCGGGCCAGACAACGCCATTTGGGGTCATCTGAATAAATGGCCGCACGTTGGCGAGCGCGCCACGATCCCGCGCCTCGCGAACC encodes:
- a CDS encoding Dps family protein codes for the protein MSLNIGISDTDRAAISDGLSHLLADTYTLYLTTHNFHWNVTGPMFNSLHTMFMAQYTELWNAVDPIAERIRSLGHPAPGSYGQYAKLSSLPDAPATPPKALEMVAILAQGHEATARTARGLYAVVEAASDEPTADLLTQRIGVHEQSAWMLRALLED
- a CDS encoding thioredoxin family protein encodes the protein MKNIKILGAGCKRCQATEDMIRAEAGKLGVDMTIEKVTDYAAMAQFGVMSTPAVVIDGKVVHAGGLPKQEDIGKWLGA
- a CDS encoding permease — encoded protein: MATRSTAPSPWRRSASAWSMGLIVTLIAWFAIYRQLQPFSNWAAAHLPIQPGTSLAEAVSFFLYDTAKVLMLLTLVVFAMGVVRTWFSPERTRAILTGRREGFGNVVAAGLGIFTPFCSCSAVPLFVGFVSAGIPLGVTFSFLIAAPMINEVALGLLFALLGWKVALTYLAFGLSIAIVAGWVIGRLHLEGWLESWVRDLRTAPVDLEAQRLSLVDRFEAGWDAVRDIVGRVWIWIIAGIAAGAFIHGYVPAELLSRIMGQGAWWSVPAAVLLGIPMYSNAAGIIPVVEALLGKGAALGTVLAFMMSVIALSLPEMIILRKVLSIRLILVFIGVVATGILAVGFLFNALFA